The Kordia sp. SMS9 genome window below encodes:
- a CDS encoding DUF6261 family protein, translating to MNDPMLARYRNSEFLQYMKDVLELVNANDVDVLQLTSQRDALATLITQMDDLFQQEQGSGITQELIDLDDRRDKAFMGIKATLEALNYHYDDTQQSAARSLLFNLNNYGTNIPRMNYQAETAVIDSMVADWETETDLSTALASVRLSDWLAELKIANAAFNDRYLARISETAANPATSFYSIREKGTTTYRELVAHIQAHATLGSNVVHQDLVNEISVLARQYNQTISLRSSSPTEEVPVSDDTIVQNGDVNAEASQS from the coding sequence ATGAACGATCCAATGTTAGCACGCTATAGAAATAGCGAATTTTTACAATACATGAAAGATGTATTAGAACTCGTCAATGCAAATGATGTTGACGTATTGCAACTCACTTCACAGCGTGATGCCTTAGCAACACTCATTACACAAATGGATGACCTGTTTCAACAGGAGCAAGGAAGTGGCATTACCCAAGAGTTGATTGATTTAGATGACAGACGTGACAAAGCGTTTATGGGAATTAAAGCAACTTTAGAAGCTTTGAATTACCACTATGATGATACACAGCAATCTGCGGCACGTAGTTTATTATTTAATCTAAACAATTACGGAACGAATATCCCGAGAATGAATTACCAAGCAGAAACGGCTGTCATTGACAGTATGGTTGCCGATTGGGAAACAGAAACGGATTTAAGCACTGCATTAGCTTCGGTACGTTTAAGCGATTGGTTAGCAGAACTTAAAATAGCCAATGCAGCTTTTAACGATCGGTATTTAGCGCGTATCTCAGAAACTGCGGCTAATCCTGCCACTAGTTTTTATTCCATTCGCGAAAAAGGCACAACGACCTATCGTGAATTAGTTGCGCACATTCAGGCGCATGCTACACTAGGAAGCAATGTTGTTCATCAAGACTTGGTGAATGAAATTAGTGTCTTGGCAAGACAGTACAATCAAACGATCAGTTTGCGTTCAAGTTCGCCTACTGAGGAAGTACCAGTATCAGATGATACTATTGTACAAAACGGAGATGTAAATGCAGAAGCCTCTCAAAGTTAA
- a CDS encoding (Fe-S)-binding protein: protein MEYIPNILFAILLIAGVGYFTKNVRKLTRNIKLGRDVDRSDNKSERWKNMAMIALGQSKMVRRPIAGLLHIIVYVGFVIINIEVLEIIIDGLFGTHRIFETVIGETVYGFLIGSFEILAVAVLVTVIIFWLRRNVIKLKRFLSAEMKGWPKSDGNIILYFEVVLMTLFLVMNASDIPFQEAGHGNVISQYLYPLFEGTENIEMANMVERTAWWLHIAGILIFLNYLYYSKHLHILLAFPNTWYANLKPKGEFVNDAAVTKEVMLMMDPNADPFAAPAEGEDEGEPEKFGASDVQDLHWVQLMNSYTCTECGRCTSECPANQTGKKLSPRKIMMDTRDRLEEVGKNIDANNGTFVDDGKALLNDYITPEELWACTSCNACVEACPVNIDPLSIIIEMRKYLVMEQSAAPSELNVMMGNIENNGAPWPYNQMDRLNWKDEN from the coding sequence ATGGAGTACATTCCTAATATTCTATTTGCCATACTTCTCATTGCTGGCGTAGGCTATTTTACAAAAAATGTTCGAAAACTAACCAGAAACATCAAGCTTGGAAGAGATGTAGATCGTTCTGATAACAAATCGGAACGTTGGAAAAACATGGCGATGATCGCACTAGGACAATCCAAAATGGTGCGTCGCCCAATCGCAGGACTCTTACACATTATAGTATATGTAGGGTTTGTCATCATCAATATTGAAGTGTTAGAAATCATTATTGACGGACTTTTTGGAACGCATCGTATCTTTGAAACTGTTATTGGCGAAACGGTATATGGTTTCTTAATAGGAAGCTTTGAAATATTGGCAGTAGCCGTATTGGTAACAGTGATTATCTTCTGGCTGCGCCGAAATGTCATCAAACTCAAACGTTTTTTAAGTGCCGAAATGAAAGGTTGGCCCAAAAGCGATGGAAATATCATTCTCTATTTTGAAGTCGTATTAATGACTTTATTCTTGGTGATGAATGCTTCTGATATTCCATTTCAAGAAGCAGGTCATGGAAATGTCATCAGTCAATACTTATATCCTTTATTTGAAGGTACTGAAAATATAGAAATGGCAAACATGGTAGAACGTACTGCTTGGTGGTTGCACATTGCAGGAATCTTAATTTTCTTAAATTATCTGTACTACTCAAAGCATTTACACATTCTATTAGCATTCCCAAATACGTGGTATGCCAACTTAAAACCGAAAGGTGAATTTGTCAATGATGCCGCCGTTACCAAAGAAGTCATGTTAATGATGGATCCGAATGCAGATCCGTTTGCCGCTCCCGCAGAAGGAGAAGACGAAGGCGAACCTGAAAAATTTGGCGCTTCTGACGTGCAAGACTTGCATTGGGTACAATTGATGAACTCGTATACCTGTACCGAATGCGGGCGTTGTACCAGCGAATGTCCTGCCAATCAAACAGGAAAAAAACTATCGCCACGTAAAATCATGATGGATACGAGAGATCGTCTCGAAGAAGTCGGAAAAAACATTGACGCAAACAACGGAACTTTTGTAGACGATGGCAAAGCGCTCCTCAACGATTATATCACACCAGAAGAATTATGGGCATGTACTTCGTGTAATGCCTGTGTAGAAGCCTGTCCTGTAAACATTGATCCGTTATCTATCATTATAGAAATGCGAAAATACTTAGTCATGGAACAATCAGCTGCACCATCCGAACTAAACGTGATGATGGGGAACATTGAAAACAATGGAGCGCCTTGGCCATACAACCAAATGGACCGACTAAACTGGAAAGACGAAAACTAA
- the bshA gene encoding N-acetyl-alpha-D-glucosaminyl L-malate synthase BshA, whose product MKIAIVCYPTFGGSGVVATELGIALANRGHEIHFITYKQPVRLALLGENIHFHEVFVPEYPLFHYQPYELALSSKLVDMVKLHNIDLLHVHYAIPHAYAGYMAKKMLAEEGITIPMVTTLHGTDITLVGSHPFYKPAVTFSINKSDVVTSVSESLKQDTLRLFNIKGEIDVIPNFIDASKYDHGFTDCQRSLMAHEDEKIITHISNFRKVKRIDDVVKIFFEIQKEIPAKLMMVGEGPEKESAELLCEELGIWSKVNFLGNSNEIDKILCFSDLFLLPSETESFGLAALEAMISSVPVISSNTGGIPEVNVHGVSGYLSNVGDVQDMSRNALKILKDDKELEKFKAAAKEQALQFDINKIVPVYEFIYQKAFEMA is encoded by the coding sequence TTGAAAATAGCAATTGTATGTTATCCAACCTTTGGTGGTAGTGGCGTTGTCGCGACCGAGCTAGGAATTGCCTTGGCGAACCGAGGACACGAAATACATTTTATAACGTATAAGCAGCCTGTTCGTTTGGCTTTATTAGGCGAAAACATTCACTTTCACGAAGTATTTGTACCCGAATATCCGTTGTTTCATTACCAACCGTATGAACTTGCTTTATCGAGCAAATTGGTCGATATGGTGAAACTACATAATATTGATTTATTGCACGTACACTACGCCATTCCGCATGCGTATGCAGGATATATGGCAAAAAAAATGTTGGCAGAAGAAGGCATCACCATTCCGATGGTAACTACCTTGCACGGAACAGATATTACCTTAGTGGGAAGTCATCCGTTTTACAAACCTGCGGTGACATTTAGCATCAACAAATCGGATGTGGTTACATCGGTTTCAGAAAGTTTGAAGCAAGATACGTTGCGTTTATTCAACATTAAAGGCGAAATTGATGTCATTCCGAATTTTATAGATGCTTCTAAATACGATCACGGATTTACCGATTGTCAACGTAGTTTGATGGCGCATGAAGATGAAAAAATCATCACACATATTAGTAACTTCCGCAAAGTAAAACGCATTGATGATGTAGTAAAGATCTTTTTCGAAATACAAAAAGAAATTCCTGCCAAACTCATGATGGTGGGCGAAGGTCCTGAAAAAGAATCGGCAGAACTTCTATGTGAAGAATTGGGCATTTGGAGTAAAGTCAATTTCTTAGGAAACAGTAATGAAATCGATAAAATCCTTTGTTTCTCCGATTTATTCTTATTACCCTCAGAAACCGAAAGTTTCGGATTGGCGGCGTTGGAAGCAATGATTTCTTCCGTTCCTGTCATATCTAGCAATACTGGAGGAATTCCAGAAGTGAATGTACATGGAGTTTCGGGCTATTTAAGCAATGTGGGAGACGTACAAGACATGTCGCGCAATGCCTTAAAAATTTTAAAAGACGACAAAGAACTAGAAAAATTCAAAGCAGCCGCTAAAGAACAGGCATTACAATTTGACATCAATAAAATTGTGCCTGTGTATGAGTTTATTTATCAAAAGGCTTTTGAGATGGCGTGA
- a CDS encoding ABC transporter ATPase, with the protein MLVEFDNISDEARVWIYQANRSFSEVELEEIKAKLSNFITQWTAHGSDLEAAFDIKYKRFIILAVDQEKQSATGCSIDASVHFIQQLEKEYNVDLMDKMNVSYKQGEYVAYKDLKAFRKMAKDRAVTGNTIVFNNLVATKAEFLENWEVPAKESWHGRFLN; encoded by the coding sequence ATGCTTGTAGAATTTGACAACATATCCGATGAAGCCAGAGTTTGGATTTACCAAGCCAATCGATCTTTCAGTGAAGTAGAGTTGGAGGAAATCAAAGCAAAACTATCCAACTTTATCACACAGTGGACGGCACACGGAAGCGATTTAGAAGCGGCGTTCGACATCAAGTACAAACGTTTCATCATTCTGGCGGTAGACCAAGAAAAGCAATCTGCAACAGGTTGTTCCATTGATGCATCTGTACACTTTATTCAACAATTAGAAAAAGAGTACAATGTTGATTTGATGGACAAAATGAACGTATCCTACAAACAAGGAGAATACGTGGCGTATAAAGACCTAAAAGCGTTTCGTAAAATGGCAAAAGACAGAGCCGTGACAGGAAACACCATCGTATTCAACAATTTGGTAGCTACCAAAGCAGAATTTCTAGAAAACTGGGAAGTACCAGCCAAAGAGAGTTGGCACGGACGTTTTTTAAACTAA
- a CDS encoding (Fe-S)-binding protein, translated as MKVPTMAEYMAEGKQPEVLFWVGCAGSFDDRAKKITKAFVKILNNANVEFAVLGAEESCTGDPAKRAGNEFLFQMQAVTNIEVMNAYEVKKVVTACPHCFNTIKNEYPSLGGNYDVVHHTQFLKSLLDDGRLTIEGGHFKGKRITFHDPCYLGRANDVYEAPRELIRKLDVELVEMKNCRKKGLCCGAGGAQMFKDAEPGNKEVNIERTEQALEVQPDIIAAGCPFCNTMMTDGIKNKEKEDSIVVQDIAELIANAQDL; from the coding sequence ATGAAAGTACCTACAATGGCAGAATACATGGCGGAAGGCAAACAACCTGAAGTACTTTTTTGGGTGGGTTGCGCAGGAAGTTTTGACGACAGAGCCAAAAAAATAACCAAAGCGTTTGTAAAAATCCTAAACAATGCAAATGTTGAGTTTGCAGTATTAGGCGCAGAAGAAAGTTGTACAGGAGATCCTGCCAAACGTGCCGGAAACGAATTTTTATTTCAAATGCAAGCCGTTACGAATATTGAAGTGATGAATGCGTATGAAGTAAAAAAAGTAGTCACCGCATGTCCGCATTGTTTCAATACGATCAAAAATGAATATCCTTCTTTGGGAGGAAACTACGATGTAGTACACCATACACAATTCCTAAAATCATTGTTAGACGATGGCCGTTTAACGATTGAAGGTGGACACTTCAAAGGGAAACGTATCACATTTCATGATCCTTGCTATTTAGGCCGTGCCAATGATGTATATGAAGCACCAAGAGAATTGATCCGTAAATTGGATGTGGAACTGGTAGAAATGAAAAACTGCCGCAAAAAAGGACTTTGCTGTGGCGCAGGTGGCGCACAAATGTTTAAAGATGCCGAACCTGGCAACAAAGAAGTAAACATTGAACGTACCGAGCAAGCACTAGAAGTACAACCAGATATCATTGCTGCGGGTTGTCCTTTTTGCAATACCATGATGACGGACGGAATTAAAAACAAAGAAAAAGAAGATAGCATTGTGGTACAAGATATCGCAGAGCTTATTGCAAACGCACAAGACTTATAA
- a CDS encoding Bax inhibitor-1 family protein: MEEFKQILPVSALAEDKKVAFYKKTYTYLAFSVLLFVVVEYLFLQSEFIVNIGLQMIQGWTWLIVLGLFMLATNYAEKMALKSNDKTTHHIALFLYVIAEAFIFVPLIFIALQYTAATGTDVLSQAGIMTLALFTGLSAIVLMTKKDFSFLGSILTIGTFLAIGLIVAGMLFGFHLGLWFSVGMVVLASGSILYQTSNMVHKYHEEQYVAASLGLFASLMLLFWYIISIFMSE; this comes from the coding sequence ATGGAAGAATTCAAACAAATATTACCTGTAAGCGCCTTAGCAGAAGATAAAAAAGTAGCGTTTTACAAAAAAACATATACTTACCTTGCTTTTTCAGTACTACTATTCGTAGTGGTTGAATACTTATTTTTACAATCAGAATTTATTGTGAATATAGGGTTGCAAATGATACAAGGATGGACATGGCTGATTGTTTTAGGATTATTTATGCTCGCTACCAACTATGCAGAAAAAATGGCGTTGAAAAGCAATGATAAAACGACGCATCATATTGCGCTATTTTTATATGTGATTGCAGAAGCATTCATTTTTGTACCGCTTATTTTTATTGCATTACAGTATACAGCCGCAACAGGAACAGATGTATTATCACAAGCAGGAATCATGACTTTGGCTTTGTTCACAGGATTGTCTGCCATTGTATTGATGACCAAAAAAGATTTCTCATTCTTAGGATCTATCTTAACTATTGGAACTTTCTTAGCCATCGGATTGATTGTAGCAGGAATGCTTTTCGGATTCCACTTAGGATTGTGGTTTAGCGTAGGAATGGTCGTATTGGCTTCAGGTTCTATCTTATACCAAACTTCTAATATGGTACACAAATACCATGAAGAGCAATATGTAGCAGCTTCTTTAGGATTGTTTGCTTCGTTGATGTTATTGTTCTGGTACATCATCAGCATCTTTATGAGTGAATAA
- a CDS encoding DUF5004 domain-containing protein: MTSTDISGKYQIESQRSFDTLELKNDGTYEYKSRGDSCWLWHQFTGTWKLTKETLILYRTNPLHEEYHFSYKNGVVTSIKFPHVAEKSTYKKL, from the coding sequence TTGACTTCCACTGATATCTCTGGAAAATATCAAATAGAAAGCCAACGTTCATTTGACACACTTGAATTAAAAAATGATGGCACATACGAATATAAATCTCGTGGCGACAGTTGTTGGCTTTGGCATCAATTCACAGGAACATGGAAACTAACAAAAGAAACCTTAATTCTATATCGAACGAATCCACTTCATGAGGAATATCATTTTTCGTATAAAAATGGTGTCGTAACTTCGATAAAGTTTCCGCATGTTGCTGAAAAAAGCACCTATAAAAAGCTGTAG
- a CDS encoding glycoside hydrolase family 3 N-terminal domain-containing protein, whose amino-acid sequence MNKYSTILLIIVSIFITGAQQSRYIDIQQFEAQEKWVDSLYTNMTQTERLGQLFTIAAYSNKGLAADNRVKLQIMKQHVGGVLFMGGNPTHQVELTNQFQKISKVPLLIAMDAEWDYGKKLDSAHSYPNNLLLGAIQEDTIIAQIGQRIGQHSKQLGVHVVFAPVPVVQTENNRTMVGNRSYGTNIAQVTNKVTAFTKGIQSTGTIAAAKYFPSIHNTITAKEQLPELTLSAEQLDSIQLPAYKALIDNNIGAVQTSHIKVPSITSIASAPASLSYNVVTKTLKQELGFQGLTFSAPLNNKMLREGKEPGEVELAAFIAGNDVLLLPEDVPAVIEKFEEALQQGRIKEARVSRAVKKILRAKYKLGLATFEPLQEASIVDAIANGKDKALHYKAVKHAVTAIKVDADILPIKDLSKEKIAYIKMGKADEHVFLNTLRKYAAIDVIKENNLADLVAQLNGYSTIIVGLHTSDATPMENDTFTDKEIVWLQELSRNNNIILNVFASPHSLTKIKSFTNINTMLVSYQNSVEAQEISAQIIFGALTAQGKLPVAIGDEFPIGTGFQTTTLARLAYDIPEAVGINSKKLHRIDSLANLVVSEKMAPGAQLLIARKGKIIYNKNFGYHTYAKKKKVTDHDLYDVASMTKILATLPLVMQLEENKKLSLSSRLGNLLPEFKGTNKDKLKIVEILSHYARLKSWIPFYVNTLDTVTKKPAKKWYSRKKSKKYTVKVAENLYMNTEYKDSIMQRIIDSDLLKRKKYKYSDLPFYILKDYVETTYKSNLNALTQQYFYKSLGAHRTTYNPLEKFSKKVIVPSEKDDYYRNQVLQGYVHDMGAAMQGGIGGHAGLFSTANDVAKMMQMYMQGGTYGNVQYLNSATIDKFNNCYYCHKDNRRGVGFDKPQLSDVGPTCGCVSMKSFGHSGFTGTYTWADPEEEIVYVFLSNRTFPTMSNRKLIKTDIRTKIQQLIYDAIEE is encoded by the coding sequence ATGAATAAATACAGCACGATACTCCTTATTATAGTATCTATCTTTATAACTGGCGCACAGCAATCGCGTTACATCGACATACAACAATTTGAAGCTCAAGAAAAATGGGTAGACAGTCTGTACACAAACATGACGCAAACAGAACGGTTGGGACAACTATTTACCATTGCCGCGTATTCCAACAAAGGACTTGCCGCAGATAACAGAGTCAAACTGCAAATCATGAAACAACACGTTGGTGGCGTGCTTTTTATGGGCGGAAATCCAACACATCAAGTGGAATTGACGAATCAATTTCAAAAAATATCCAAAGTTCCATTGCTCATTGCAATGGACGCCGAATGGGATTATGGCAAAAAACTCGATTCTGCACACAGTTATCCAAACAATTTATTGCTTGGCGCGATTCAAGAGGATACAATCATAGCACAAATTGGACAACGCATTGGACAACACAGCAAACAATTAGGCGTACATGTTGTATTTGCGCCTGTGCCAGTCGTACAAACGGAAAACAATCGTACTATGGTCGGAAACCGCTCGTACGGAACAAACATTGCGCAAGTGACCAACAAAGTCACTGCATTTACAAAAGGAATTCAAAGCACAGGAACCATAGCGGCAGCCAAATACTTTCCAAGTATTCACAATACTATAACAGCAAAAGAACAACTTCCAGAACTCACACTATCCGCGGAACAATTGGACAGTATTCAATTGCCAGCGTACAAAGCACTTATTGACAACAATATTGGCGCGGTACAAACGTCACACATAAAAGTACCAAGTATAACCTCTATTGCCAGCGCACCAGCATCTTTATCGTATAATGTAGTCACCAAAACATTAAAACAAGAACTTGGCTTTCAAGGCTTAACGTTTTCTGCACCGTTAAATAACAAAATGCTCCGAGAAGGCAAAGAACCTGGCGAAGTCGAATTGGCAGCTTTCATTGCAGGAAATGATGTGTTGCTGTTGCCAGAAGATGTGCCTGCTGTCATTGAAAAATTTGAAGAAGCACTACAACAAGGACGTATCAAAGAAGCGCGCGTTTCTCGTGCAGTAAAAAAAATACTGCGTGCCAAATACAAGCTCGGTTTAGCCACGTTTGAACCGTTACAGGAAGCTTCTATCGTAGACGCAATTGCCAACGGAAAAGACAAAGCCTTGCATTACAAAGCGGTCAAACATGCCGTAACAGCCATCAAAGTAGATGCGGACATCTTACCGATAAAAGACTTATCAAAAGAAAAAATAGCCTACATCAAAATGGGCAAGGCAGACGAGCATGTCTTTCTAAACACCTTGCGCAAATACGCCGCCATTGACGTTATTAAAGAAAACAACTTAGCCGATTTGGTAGCACAACTCAACGGATATTCTACCATCATTGTCGGATTGCATACTTCGGATGCAACGCCAATGGAAAACGATACCTTTACGGACAAAGAAATTGTGTGGCTGCAAGAACTATCACGAAATAACAACATCATCTTAAATGTCTTTGCGAGTCCGCACAGTCTCACTAAAATCAAAAGTTTTACCAATATCAATACGATGTTGGTTTCTTATCAAAACAGTGTGGAAGCGCAAGAAATATCAGCACAAATCATCTTTGGCGCGTTAACAGCACAAGGGAAATTGCCGGTAGCCATTGGAGATGAATTCCCAATAGGAACAGGATTTCAAACCACTACCTTAGCGCGTTTAGCGTATGACATTCCTGAAGCTGTCGGAATCAATTCTAAAAAACTGCACCGAATAGATTCACTTGCCAACTTGGTGGTTTCTGAAAAAATGGCGCCAGGAGCACAACTACTCATCGCCCGAAAGGGAAAAATCATTTACAATAAAAACTTTGGCTATCACACGTATGCTAAAAAGAAAAAAGTAACCGATCACGATTTATACGATGTCGCTTCTATGACCAAAATATTAGCAACATTGCCGTTAGTCATGCAATTGGAAGAAAACAAAAAACTCTCATTAAGTTCTCGATTAGGAAACTTATTGCCAGAATTCAAAGGAACCAACAAGGACAAGCTGAAAATCGTCGAAATCTTATCGCACTATGCGCGCTTAAAATCGTGGATTCCTTTCTATGTAAATACCTTGGACACGGTAACAAAGAAGCCTGCTAAAAAATGGTACAGTCGTAAAAAATCAAAAAAATATACGGTCAAAGTTGCGGAAAATCTCTACATGAACACGGAATACAAAGATTCGATAATGCAGCGTATTATTGACAGTGACTTATTAAAACGAAAAAAATACAAATACAGCGACTTGCCGTTTTACATTCTAAAAGACTATGTAGAAACGACTTACAAATCGAATTTAAACGCGTTGACACAACAATATTTCTACAAATCGTTAGGCGCGCACCGAACCACGTACAATCCGTTGGAAAAATTTTCAAAAAAAGTGATAGTTCCTTCTGAAAAAGACGACTACTATCGCAACCAAGTGTTGCAAGGCTACGTACATGATATGGGCGCAGCGATGCAAGGCGGAATCGGCGGACATGCAGGATTGTTTAGTACGGCAAACGATGTGGCAAAAATGATGCAAATGTACATGCAAGGTGGTACTTATGGCAATGTGCAGTATTTGAATTCGGCTACTATTGACAAGTTTAACAATTGTTACTATTGCCATAAAGACAACCGACGTGGCGTTGGATTTGACAAACCGCAGTTGAGTGATGTAGGACCAACCTGTGGTTGTGTTTCCATGAAAAGCTTTGGACATTCTGGATTTACAGGAACCTACACGTGGGCAGATCCAGAAGAAGAAATAGTTTACGTATTTTTGTCAAACAGAACCTTTCCGACGATGTCGAACCGAAAACTAATAAAAACTGATATACGAACCAAAATTCAACAGCTCATATACGATGCTATTGAAGAGTAA
- the msrB gene encoding peptide-methionine (R)-S-oxide reductase MsrB translates to MLTWKDIIHYATHGNKKPDIRVEKTEAEWKAQLTAEQYYITRQKGTERAFSGDHCSRYDPGVYNCVCCNTPLFDSNLKFESSSGWPSFTEPVKDNVIDYIKDTSYGMVRVEVTCSTCDAHLGHVFPDGPEPSGLRFCINSESLVLEE, encoded by the coding sequence ATGCTTACTTGGAAAGATATCATACACTACGCGACACATGGAAATAAGAAACCAGATATACGGGTAGAAAAAACAGAAGCGGAATGGAAAGCGCAATTAACTGCGGAACAGTATTACATAACGCGACAGAAAGGAACAGAGCGCGCCTTTTCTGGAGATCATTGCAGTCGCTACGATCCGGGAGTATATAATTGTGTCTGTTGTAACACACCGTTGTTTGATTCCAATTTAAAATTTGAATCCAGCAGTGGCTGGCCAAGTTTTACAGAACCTGTAAAAGACAATGTGATTGATTATATTAAAGATACCTCGTATGGCATGGTACGCGTAGAAGTGACTTGCAGTACCTGCGATGCGCATTTAGGACACGTATTCCCTGATGGTCCCGAACCGAGTGGCTTGCGCTTTTGTATCAATTCGGAGTCGCTGGTGTTGGAAGAGTAG